The Arctopsyche grandis isolate Sample6627 chromosome 5, ASM5162203v2, whole genome shotgun sequence genome includes a window with the following:
- the NHP2 gene encoding NHP2 ribonucleoprotein, which translates to MGKIKQEAGTETVVKVEPEDGAPESLSYADKLRVCTSIAHPMANKKLAKKCYKLIKKASEHKKYINCGLKLVQKHIRLGHKGIVLFAGDISPIEIMCHLPGVCEEKSIPYCYVPSRQDIGTAMGVKRGCLMVLVKEHEDYGELFEECKTEIKTLPSPL; encoded by the exons ATGGGTAAAATAAAGCAAGAAGCAGGCACGGAGACCGTCGTCAAAGTGGAACCGGAAGATGGAGCACCAGAATCCTTATCGTACGCTGACAAGTTACGCGTCTGTACATCCATAGCACATCCCATGGCGAACAAGAAACTAGCCAAAAAATGCTACAAGCTCATCAAGAAAGCGTCCGAACACAAGAAATACATCAATTGTGGACTCAAGCTCGTCCAGAAACACATTCGTCTGGGACACAAAGG gATTGTTCTTTTCGCCGGAGATATTTCTCCAATCGAAATTATGTGCCATTTGCCTGGTGTGTGCGAAGAGAAGTCTATTCCGTATTGCTATGTTCCCAGCAGACAAGACATCGGTACAGCGATGGGAGTCAAAAGAGGTTGTCTTATGGTTTTAGTAAAAGAACATGAAGACTACGGTGAACTTTTCGAGGAGTGTAAGACAGAAATCAAAACATTACCTTCACCTTTGTAA